In Streptomyces sp. DG2A-72, one genomic interval encodes:
- a CDS encoding NAD(P)H-dependent glycerol-3-phosphate dehydrogenase: protein MSKPVKAAVFSAGSWGTAFGMVLADAGCEVTLWARRPEVADAINSSRMNPEYFPGVELPENLRATTDPAEAAAGADFTVLSVPSQTLRGNLAEWVPLLAPGTILVSLMKGVELGTAMRMSEVIEDVAKVGQDRIAVVTGPNLAREIAARMPAASVVACTDEAVAQRLQAACHTPYFRPYTNTDVVGCELGGAVKNVIGLAVGIADGMGLGDNAKGSLITRGLAETTRLGLAMGADPLTFSGLAGLGDLVATCSSPLSRNHTFGTNLGKGMTLQETIAVTKQTAEGVKSCESVLDLARRHGVDMPITETVVGIVHEGKPPVVALKELMSRSAKPERR from the coding sequence GTGAGCAAGCCGGTCAAGGCGGCTGTCTTCAGCGCCGGTTCGTGGGGTACCGCCTTCGGTATGGTGCTCGCCGACGCGGGCTGCGAGGTCACCCTCTGGGCGCGTCGGCCGGAGGTCGCCGACGCCATCAACTCCAGCCGCATGAACCCCGAGTACTTCCCCGGCGTCGAGCTCCCGGAGAACCTGCGGGCCACCACCGACCCCGCCGAGGCGGCGGCCGGCGCCGACTTCACGGTCCTGTCCGTCCCCTCGCAGACCCTGCGCGGCAATCTCGCCGAGTGGGTGCCGCTGCTCGCACCCGGCACGATCCTCGTCTCCCTCATGAAGGGTGTCGAACTCGGCACCGCCATGCGGATGAGCGAGGTCATCGAGGACGTCGCCAAGGTGGGCCAGGACCGTATCGCCGTCGTCACCGGACCCAACCTCGCCCGTGAGATCGCCGCCCGGATGCCGGCCGCCTCGGTCGTCGCCTGCACCGACGAGGCCGTCGCCCAGCGGCTCCAGGCCGCCTGCCACACGCCGTACTTCCGCCCGTACACGAACACCGACGTGGTGGGCTGCGAGTTGGGTGGTGCCGTGAAGAACGTCATCGGCCTCGCCGTCGGCATCGCGGACGGCATGGGGCTCGGCGACAACGCGAAGGGGTCCTTGATCACACGCGGTCTCGCCGAGACCACCCGGCTGGGCCTCGCGATGGGCGCCGACCCGCTGACGTTCTCCGGACTCGCGGGCCTGGGCGACCTGGTGGCGACCTGCTCCTCGCCGCTGTCCCGCAACCACACCTTCGGCACCAACCTCGGCAAGGGCATGACCCTTCAGGAGACCATCGCGGTCACCAAGCAGACCGCCGAGGGCGTCAAGTCCTGTGAGTCCGTGCTGGATCTGGCCCGCAGGCACGGCGTCGACATGCCGATCACGGAGACGGTCGTCGGCATCGTGCACGAGGGCAAGCCTCCGGTGGTCGCCCTCAAGGAGCTGATGTCGCGCAGCGCGAAGCCCGAACGACGCTGA
- a CDS encoding D-alanine--D-alanine ligase family protein, translating into MSTENLPQSPQQPPRKPRVAVVFGGRSSEHGISVVTAGAVLKAIDRTKYDVLPIGITQDGRWALTADEPERMAITERRTPNVAELAESSEGGVVLPVDPGNREVVYSEPGSVPKALGEVDVVFPVLHGPYGEDGTLQGLLELSGVPYVGSGVLASAVGQDKEYMKRVFTSFGLAVGPYVVIRPREWQQDESAARKKIVDFAGEHGWPLFVKPARAGSSIGITKVDDLAGLDDAIAEAQRHDPKILVEAALRGREIECGVLDFEDGPRASVPSEIPSPETHAYYDFEAKYIDSTPGIVPAPLTPEETAEVQKLAVDAFEAASCEGLVRADFFLTDQGFVINEINTMPGMTPISMYPQMWQASGVSYPELVDRLIQAALRRSTGLR; encoded by the coding sequence ATGAGCACCGAGAACCTCCCCCAGAGCCCCCAGCAGCCGCCTCGCAAGCCGCGCGTGGCCGTCGTGTTCGGCGGACGCAGCTCCGAACACGGGATCTCCGTGGTCACCGCCGGCGCCGTCCTCAAGGCCATCGACCGGACCAAGTACGACGTCCTGCCGATCGGCATCACCCAGGACGGCCGCTGGGCGCTCACCGCCGACGAACCGGAACGCATGGCGATCACCGAGCGCCGTACGCCCAACGTCGCGGAGCTCGCCGAGTCGAGCGAGGGCGGTGTGGTGCTCCCCGTCGACCCGGGAAACCGCGAAGTCGTCTACAGCGAGCCCGGATCGGTACCCAAGGCGCTCGGTGAGGTCGACGTCGTCTTCCCCGTCCTGCACGGCCCGTACGGTGAGGACGGCACCCTCCAGGGTCTCCTGGAGCTGTCCGGAGTGCCGTACGTGGGCTCGGGTGTGCTCGCCTCGGCCGTGGGCCAGGACAAGGAGTACATGAAGCGGGTGTTCACGTCGTTCGGGCTCGCGGTCGGGCCGTACGTGGTGATCCGGCCCCGTGAGTGGCAGCAGGACGAGTCGGCCGCCCGCAAGAAGATCGTCGACTTCGCCGGTGAGCACGGCTGGCCGCTCTTCGTGAAGCCCGCGCGCGCGGGTTCGTCGATCGGCATCACCAAGGTCGACGATCTGGCCGGGCTCGACGACGCGATCGCCGAGGCCCAGCGCCACGACCCCAAGATCCTCGTCGAGGCCGCGCTGCGCGGCCGTGAGATCGAGTGCGGGGTGCTGGACTTCGAGGACGGCCCGCGGGCCTCGGTGCCCTCCGAGATCCCCTCGCCCGAGACCCACGCCTACTACGACTTCGAGGCCAAGTACATCGACTCCACACCGGGCATCGTCCCCGCGCCGCTCACGCCGGAAGAGACGGCCGAGGTCCAGAAGCTCGCCGTCGACGCCTTCGAGGCAGCCTCCTGCGAAGGCCTGGTCCGCGCCGACTTCTTCCTCACGGACCAGGGCTTCGTCATCAACGAGATCAACACCATGCCCGGCATGACCCCGATCTCGATGTATCCCCAGATGTGGCAGGCGAGCGGAGTCAGCTACCCCGAGCTGGTGGACAGGCTGATCCAGGCGGCGCTGCGCCGTTCAACGGGCTTGAGGTGA
- the leuD gene encoding 3-isopropylmalate dehydratase small subunit, producing MEAFTTHTGRAVPLRRSNVDTDQIIPAHWLKKVTRDGFEDGLFEAWRKDENFILNRPERQGATVLVAGPDFGTGSSREHAVWALQNYGFKTVISSRFADIFRGNSLKNGLLTVVLEQKVVDALWELTEKDATAEVTVDLEAREVRAEGITASFELDENSRWRLLNGLDDISITLQNEADIAAYEAKRPSHKPWTLKV from the coding sequence ATGGAAGCATTCACCACCCACACCGGCCGGGCCGTCCCGCTGCGTCGCAGCAACGTCGACACCGACCAGATCATCCCTGCTCACTGGCTCAAGAAGGTCACGCGGGACGGTTTCGAGGACGGGCTGTTCGAGGCCTGGCGCAAGGACGAGAACTTCATCCTCAACCGGCCCGAGCGGCAGGGCGCGACCGTTCTGGTCGCCGGCCCCGACTTCGGCACCGGCTCCTCGCGCGAGCACGCCGTCTGGGCGCTGCAGAACTACGGCTTCAAGACGGTGATCTCGTCCCGCTTCGCCGACATCTTCCGCGGCAACTCGCTCAAGAACGGCCTGCTCACGGTGGTTCTGGAGCAGAAGGTCGTGGACGCGCTGTGGGAACTCACCGAGAAGGACGCGACTGCTGAGGTCACTGTTGACCTTGAGGCACGTGAGGTGCGCGCCGAGGGCATCACCGCCTCCTTCGAGCTGGACGAGAACTCCCGCTGGCGGCTGCTGAACGGGCTGGACGACATCTCCATCACCCTCCAGAACGAGGCCGACATCGCGGCGTACGAAGCCAAGCGCCCGTCGCACAAGCCGTGGACGCTGAAGGTCTGA
- a CDS encoding thiamine-phosphate kinase encodes MKGTVGELGEFGLIRELTSRLTTTPAVRVGPGDDAAVVAAPDRRVVASTDILVEGRHFRRDWSTAYDVGRKAAAQNLADIAAMGAVPTALLLGLVVPAELPVAWPTEMMDGLRDECQVAGASVVGGDVVRGDTIVVSITALGDLRNQEPVTRGGAQPGDIVAVTGWLGWSAAGYAVLSRGFRSPRAFVEAHRRPEPPYHAGPAAAGLGATAMCDVSDGLIADLGHIAEASKVRIDIRSGAIDIPSQMNDIGQAVGVDPMQWVLTGGEDHAIVATFPPDVKLPARWKVIGEVLNPSALPQVTVDGAPWTSKGGWDHFGDIES; translated from the coding sequence ATGAAGGGCACTGTTGGTGAGCTGGGGGAGTTCGGGCTCATCAGGGAGCTCACCTCCCGTCTCACCACCACCCCGGCGGTCCGGGTCGGCCCCGGCGACGACGCCGCGGTGGTCGCCGCACCAGACCGCAGGGTCGTGGCGAGCACCGACATCCTCGTCGAGGGGCGGCACTTCCGCCGCGACTGGTCCACGGCCTACGACGTGGGCCGCAAGGCCGCCGCACAGAACCTCGCGGACATCGCGGCCATGGGCGCCGTACCGACCGCGCTGCTGCTCGGCCTGGTCGTTCCGGCCGAACTCCCGGTGGCCTGGCCGACCGAGATGATGGACGGACTGCGCGACGAGTGCCAGGTCGCGGGGGCATCGGTGGTCGGCGGGGATGTCGTACGAGGCGACACGATCGTGGTGTCGATCACCGCGCTCGGCGATCTGCGCAACCAGGAGCCCGTGACGCGGGGCGGTGCGCAGCCCGGGGACATCGTCGCGGTGACGGGCTGGCTGGGCTGGTCGGCAGCCGGGTACGCGGTGCTGTCGCGCGGGTTCCGTTCACCGCGGGCCTTCGTGGAGGCGCACCGGCGCCCGGAGCCGCCGTATCACGCGGGGCCGGCCGCGGCCGGGCTCGGCGCGACCGCGATGTGCGACGTGAGCGACGGGCTGATCGCCGACCTCGGGCATATCGCGGAGGCCAGCAAGGTCCGTATCGACATCCGTTCCGGCGCGATCGACATCCCCTCCCAGATGAACGACATCGGGCAGGCCGTCGGCGTCGACCCCATGCAGTGGGTGCTCACCGGGGGAGAGGACCACGCGATCGTGGCGACCTTCCCGCCGGACGTGAAGCTGCCCGCCCGCTGGAAGGTCATCGGTGAGGTGCTCAACCCCTCGGCGCTGCCCCAGGTGACGGTCGACGGGGCGCCGTGGACCAGCAAGGGCGGCTGGGACCACTTCGGGGACATCGAGTCGTGA
- a CDS encoding 1-acyl-sn-glycerol-3-phosphate acyltransferase, whose translation MPRRRIGFWYRFAAVLCKPPLVVLIKRDWRGMEHIPAEGGFITAVNHNSHIDPFAYGHFQYNTGRVPRFLAKSGLFKKGFVGAAMRGTGQIPVYRETTDALSAFRAAIAAVERGECVAFYPEGTITRDPDQWPMTAKTGAARVALQTKCPVIPVAQWGANELLPPYAKKLNVLPRKTHHVLAGPPVDLTRFYDEEMTPELLKEATEVIMAAVTRQLEDIRGEKAPETPYDPRQERIEQRRRSRVQAEGKAVQEEGQST comes from the coding sequence GTGCCCCGCCGCAGAATCGGCTTCTGGTACCGCTTCGCAGCGGTCCTCTGCAAACCGCCGCTGGTGGTTCTGATCAAGCGGGACTGGCGTGGAATGGAGCACATTCCGGCCGAGGGCGGATTTATCACCGCGGTGAACCACAATTCGCACATCGATCCCTTCGCGTACGGACACTTCCAGTACAACACCGGCCGTGTTCCGCGATTCCTCGCGAAGAGCGGCCTTTTCAAGAAGGGATTCGTCGGCGCCGCGATGCGCGGCACCGGGCAGATCCCCGTCTACCGGGAAACCACGGACGCGCTCAGTGCCTTCCGGGCCGCGATCGCCGCCGTGGAGCGCGGCGAGTGCGTGGCGTTCTACCCCGAGGGAACGATCACTCGCGACCCGGACCAGTGGCCCATGACCGCCAAGACCGGTGCCGCGCGCGTCGCCCTGCAGACCAAGTGCCCGGTGATTCCCGTCGCCCAGTGGGGCGCCAACGAACTGCTGCCGCCGTACGCCAAGAAGCTCAACGTCCTTCCGCGCAAGACCCACCACGTGCTCGCGGGTCCGCCCGTCGACCTGACGCGCTTCTACGACGAGGAGATGACCCCGGAGCTCCTGAAGGAGGCGACCGAGGTCATCATGGCCGCCGTCACTCGCCAGCTGGAGGACATCCGCGGCGAGAAGGCGCCCGAGACGCCGTACGACCCGCGCCAGGAGCGGATCGAGCAGCGGCGCAGGAGCAGGGTCCAGGCGGAGGGCAAGGCCGTACAGGAAGAGGGGCAGAGCACGTGA
- a CDS encoding Lrp/AsnC family transcriptional regulator, which yields MVQAYILIQTEVGKASTVAETISKIPGVIQAEDVTGPYDVIVRAQADTVDDLGRMVVAKVQQVDGITRTLTCPVVHL from the coding sequence GTGGTACAGGCGTACATCCTGATCCAGACGGAGGTCGGCAAGGCGTCGACCGTCGCCGAAACGATCAGCAAGATTCCTGGGGTGATCCAGGCCGAGGATGTGACAGGACCTTATGACGTGATCGTGCGTGCGCAAGCGGACACCGTCGACGACCTCGGCCGCATGGTGGTCGCCAAGGTCCAGCAAGTGGACGGCATCACACGAACCCTGACCTGCCCGGTCGTTCATCTGTAG
- a CDS encoding HU family DNA-binding protein, whose protein sequence is MNKAQLVEAIADKMGGRQQAADAVDHVLDAIVRAVVSGERVSVTGFGSFEKVDRPARYARNPQTGERVRVKKTSVPRFRAGQGFKDLVSGSKKLPRGGEVAVKKAPKGSLTGGAAATVKKAAAKKTTKAAAAKKTTARKAAAKKTTPAAKKTTAKKTTAKKTTAAAKKTTAKKTTAKKATAKKAPAKKATAKKAPAKKSSARKTTAKKATAR, encoded by the coding sequence GTGAACAAGGCGCAGCTCGTAGAAGCGATTGCCGACAAGATGGGCGGCCGCCAGCAGGCCGCCGATGCTGTCGACCACGTACTGGACGCGATCGTCCGCGCGGTCGTCTCGGGTGAGCGGGTGTCGGTCACCGGCTTCGGTTCGTTCGAGAAGGTCGACCGTCCCGCCCGTTACGCCCGCAACCCTCAGACCGGCGAGCGGGTCCGGGTCAAGAAGACCTCCGTGCCGCGCTTCCGCGCGGGCCAGGGCTTCAAGGACCTGGTGAGCGGCTCGAAGAAGCTCCCGCGCGGTGGCGAGGTCGCCGTCAAGAAGGCGCCCAAGGGCAGCCTGACCGGCGGTGCCGCGGCCACGGTCAAGAAGGCCGCGGCCAAGAAGACCACCAAGGCGGCCGCCGCGAAGAAGACCACGGCGAGGAAGGCGGCGGCGAAGAAGACCACACCGGCCGCCAAGAAGACCACGGCAAAGAAGACGACCGCGAAGAAGACCACCGCGGCCGCCAAGAAGACCACGGCGAAGAAGACCACCGCCAAGAAGGCGACGGCCAAGAAGGCTCCGGCGAAGAAGGCGACGGCCAAGAAGGCCCCCGCCAAGAAGTCGTCCGCGCGCAAGACCACCGCCAAGAAGGCCACCGCTCGCTAG
- the rpmB gene encoding 50S ribosomal protein L28, with the protein MAANCDVCGKGPGFGNNISHSHRRTSRRWNPNIQRVRTVVGGTPKRVNACTSCIKAGKVSR; encoded by the coding sequence GTGGCTGCCAACTGCGACGTCTGCGGCAAGGGGCCGGGCTTCGGCAACAACATCTCGCACTCGCACCGCCGTACGTCCCGTCGCTGGAACCCGAACATCCAGCGCGTCCGTACCGTGGTCGGCGGGACGCCGAAGCGCGTGAACGCCTGCACCTCGTGCATCAAGGCCGGCAAGGTCTCGCGCTGA
- the cofC gene encoding 2-phospho-L-lactate guanylyltransferase: MQWTLVIPLKPLAHAKSRLSDTAADGLRPGLALAFAQDTVAAALACPAVRDVAVVTGDALAGRELAELGARIVPDEPAGGLNTALTHAATVVRASRPRTALAALNADLPALRPTELARVLDAAAEFPRAFLPDAAAIGTTLLAATPGRELHPQFGTDSRARHHSSGAVELTLDAVDSVRQDVDTGEDLRAALALGVGPRTATATARLLITGL; the protein is encoded by the coding sequence GTGCAGTGGACCTTGGTGATACCCCTGAAGCCTTTGGCACACGCCAAGAGCAGGCTCTCGGACACCGCCGCCGACGGGCTGCGCCCGGGCCTCGCCCTCGCCTTCGCCCAGGACACCGTGGCGGCCGCGCTGGCCTGCCCGGCGGTCCGTGATGTGGCGGTCGTCACGGGAGACGCCCTGGCCGGCCGGGAGCTGGCCGAACTGGGTGCCCGTATCGTTCCCGACGAACCCGCAGGCGGCCTGAACACGGCTCTGACGCACGCCGCGACGGTCGTACGGGCATCCCGCCCCCGAACCGCCCTGGCCGCGCTCAACGCCGATCTTCCCGCCCTGCGCCCAACGGAATTGGCCCGAGTCCTGGACGCGGCCGCGGAATTCCCCCGCGCTTTTCTCCCGGATGCGGCGGCAATCGGCACAACTCTGCTGGCCGCCACCCCCGGCCGTGAATTGCACCCACAATTCGGCACCGATTCCCGAGCCCGCCACCACTCCTCCGGCGCGGTGGAACTGACCCTCGACGCGGTGGATTCCGTACGCCAGGACGTGGACACCGGCGAGGACCTGCGCGCGGCACTGGCACTGGGGGTGGGCCCAAGAACGGCAACGGCAACCGCCCGCCTCTTGATCACAGGGTTGTAG
- a CDS encoding cold-shock protein, which yields MQATAYTYDADTRTGSVLLDDGTPIPFDAAAFDAGGLRLLRPGQRVRIEVEGPKDGPRITLVTLQTL from the coding sequence ATGCAGGCCACCGCATACACCTACGACGCCGACACCCGCACCGGCAGTGTGCTGCTCGACGACGGCACACCCATCCCCTTCGACGCTGCCGCCTTCGACGCGGGCGGCCTGCGACTGCTGCGCCCCGGGCAGCGCGTGCGGATCGAGGTGGAGGGCCCCAAGGACGGCCCGCGCATCACGCTGGTGACGCTCCAGACGCTGTGA
- a CDS encoding DUF3515 domain-containing protein, which produces MTFFPHRLIGLPAVAVLITVAGCSSADDSARAAVPGPGTKVTKLCRNLDTVLPSKVDGQDRRDPEPASALTAGWGDPAIILRCGVERPAEMNDSKADGVDVNGVGWLLQEQDNGDFLFITTLRKAYVEVTIPKDRTGDGMAPLVDLAPAIKKAVPEGIAD; this is translated from the coding sequence GTGACCTTCTTCCCCCACCGGCTCATCGGACTGCCCGCCGTCGCTGTGTTGATCACCGTCGCAGGCTGCTCCTCAGCAGACGACAGTGCCCGGGCCGCGGTTCCCGGTCCGGGCACCAAGGTCACGAAGCTGTGCCGAAACCTGGACACGGTGTTGCCGTCCAAGGTCGACGGTCAGGATCGCCGGGATCCCGAACCTGCCTCCGCGTTGACCGCGGGGTGGGGGGACCCGGCGATCATACTGCGGTGCGGTGTTGAGCGGCCTGCGGAGATGAACGACTCCAAGGCCGACGGGGTCGATGTGAACGGCGTTGGGTGGTTGCTGCAGGAGCAGGACAACGGGGACTTCCTGTTCATCACGACGTTGCGCAAGGCATACGTGGAGGTGACCATCCCCAAGGACCGCACGGGTGACGGCATGGCGCCGCTGGTTGATCTCGCGCCTGCCATCAAGAAGGCGGTGCCGGAGGGAATCGCCGACTGA
- the thiD gene encoding bifunctional hydroxymethylpyrimidine kinase/phosphomethylpyrimidine kinase, translated as MSAPPKVLTVAGSDSGGGAGIQADLKTMLALGVHGMSVVTAVTAQNSLGVQGAWPLPVEAVRAQYRSVVDDIGVQAVKTGMLASAELVEAVAKLIAGTDAPAVIDPVGVSKHGDSLLASSALDSVRTKLLPVATVATPNLDEVAQLTGVRVESEEQMRGAAAAVLAYGPRWVLIKGGHLPGDAVDLLTDGAQEHWLRAPRHDNRHTHGTGCTLASAIASGLAKGLPVPEAVAAAKEYVTGAIEAGFALGGGIGPVDHGWRFRADV; from the coding sequence GTGAGCGCGCCGCCGAAAGTGCTGACGGTCGCGGGCTCCGACTCCGGCGGAGGCGCCGGGATCCAGGCCGACTTGAAGACGATGCTGGCGCTCGGCGTGCACGGCATGAGCGTCGTCACCGCGGTGACCGCGCAGAACTCCCTGGGCGTGCAGGGGGCTTGGCCGCTGCCCGTGGAGGCGGTGCGGGCCCAGTACCGGAGCGTCGTCGACGACATCGGCGTACAGGCCGTGAAGACCGGGATGCTCGCGTCCGCCGAACTCGTCGAGGCGGTGGCCAAGTTGATCGCCGGTACGGATGCTCCGGCCGTGATCGACCCCGTGGGTGTCTCCAAGCACGGGGACTCGCTGCTGGCTTCGTCCGCGCTGGATTCCGTACGGACGAAACTGCTGCCGGTCGCCACCGTGGCGACGCCGAACCTTGACGAGGTGGCCCAACTCACGGGCGTGCGCGTCGAGTCGGAGGAGCAGATGCGGGGGGCTGCGGCGGCCGTTCTGGCGTACGGGCCGCGCTGGGTGCTGATCAAGGGTGGGCATCTGCCCGGGGACGCCGTGGATCTGCTCACCGACGGGGCGCAGGAGCACTGGCTGCGGGCGCCCCGGCACGACAACCGGCACACGCACGGCACGGGCTGCACGCTTGCCTCGGCGATCGCTTCAGGGCTGGCGAAGGGGCTGCCTGTGCCGGAGGCGGTGGCGGCGGCGAAGGAGTACGTCACCGGGGCGATCGAGGCGGGGTTCGCGCTCGGTGGGGGGATCGGGCCGGTGGATCATGGGTGGCGGTTCAGGGCGGACGTCTAG